The Deinococcus hopiensis KR-140 sequence CGTCCACAATGTTCATGCCGAAGGTCTGCTGGGCCTTTTTCACGGCGTCAGCGGCGGCGAGCTGGGCCGCGTAGGGCGTGCCCTTCTTGCTGCCCTTGTACCCAATGGTGCCGCCAGAAGACCACGCGACAGAGTTGCCGTCGAGGTCCGTGATGGTCACGATGGTGTTGTTGTAGCTCGCGTGCACGTACGCGCGGCCCGCGCTGATGTTGCGCCGGGCGCGGCGCGGGGCCTTGCCTTTGCTGGGTTTCGCCATGGCTTACTTCCTCGTCGCTTTCTTCTTGCCGGCGACGGTCTTGCGCGGCCCCTTGCGGGTGCGGGCGTTCGTCTTCGTGCGCTGGCCGCGCACAGGCAGGCCGCGGCGGTGACGCAGGCCGCGGTACGCACCGATGTCCATCAGGCGCTTGATGTTCTGGCCCACCTCGCTACGCAGGTCACCCTCGACCTTGAAGGTCTTCTCGATGGCCTCGCGGAGGGTGGACTGCTCGGCCTCGCTGAGGTTCTTCACGCGGGTGTCGGGGCTGACGCCCGTCTGCGCGAGGACCTCCTTGGAGCGGGTCAGGCCGATGCCGTAAATGTAGGTCAGGGCGATTTCGACGCGCTTTTCGCGCGGAAGGTCAACACCAGCAATACGCGCCATGCTTAACCCTGCCTCTGCTTGTGCTTCACGTTGCTGCAAATGACGATCACGCGCCCGTGGCGGCGGATCACCTTGCAGTTGTCGCACATCTTCTTGACACTGCTGCGAACTTTCATGCTTCCTCCTCGCGCCGCCTTACCTCGTTCCGCCCATCATGACGGCGTGCTCGGCAGCGCTCGACCCCCCTTGGGCTTCTCTCGCCTCGGGGAATCTGTTGGGTACTTCCGCCCTTGCGGTTACTTGCGGTACACGATGCGTCCGCGCGACGTGTCGTACGGACTGATCTCCAGAACCACACGGTCCCCCGGCAGAATTCGGATGTAGTGAATCCGCATCTTGCCGCTGATGTACGCCAGAATGTCGTGCCCGGTGTCGAGCTTCACGCGGAACGTGGTGTTGGGCAGCGCCTCTTCCACCACGCCCTCGGCCCGCACGGTATCGGACTCTTCCTTCTTACGCTTTTCCCGCTGTTCCGGCATCTTTCGTCTCGCCACGCAACCTCCAGGCCTGATACAAGCCAAAGAGGAAGGTATCATGGGGTGAGGGCGCGAGGCAAGGGGGTCAGGCCGAACCGCCTTCTTCTCCGCGCAGAACTGCTTGCCAGAACGCCAGACTGGCGCGTTCGTACAGCAGTCCCATGCCCAGCGGTTCCCGCTGCACCTCCTCCAGAGCGTGGCCGCCCGGACCCGAAGCCAGGCGCTCGTACTCCGCGAGCCGCACCTGATGGAGAGACAGCTGCTCGGATGCCAGGGCCTGCCGTACCCCCGGCGGTCCCTGCGACACGAAAAAGAGCTTGAGGAGGCCGGGGTCCCGCAGCTCCACTCCTCCCGCTGGTGCCTGAAGCCACGCTTCGAGCGCCTCCCTTCCAGCGTCCGTAAGGGCGTAGGTACGCCTGCGCCGTCCTCCCTCCTCCTGCGTTTCCGTGAGCAGGCCGAGGGCTGTGAGGCGCTGCGGCTCGGCATACAGCTGCGAACGGGGAAAACTCCAGAAGTATCCCACTGAACCGTCCACCTCCCGCTTGAGGTCATAGGAGGTGGAGGGGCCGCATTGGGCGAGTACTCCCAGCACGATAAACGAGGCCGGGCCGAGACTTGCATCGGACATAACGGAAGTGTACGCTCTTTTCAGACCGTCCATTCTGGACCATTCAATGGAGACGGTAGGGAGGCAGGAGATGGCTCTTTCCAATGGACGTATGGCCGCTGAACTTGAGGGGGACTTTGTGGTGTTCGTGATTGGGATGCGGGTCAACCAGCCCTTGAAGGTGAGGGCGTGGTTGCCCGTTGTTCGGGCGATGCCAAGTATGGTCCGGGAGTTGCAGGCGCAACCCGAACTGGGTTTGCTGGGCTCGCAATTTTACGGCCTGACGCAGATTCAGTACTGGCGCAGTATGGAACACTTGCACCGTTACGCCAGGTCCCGGGAACACGCGCACCT is a genomic window containing:
- the rpsK gene encoding 30S ribosomal protein S11 encodes the protein MAKPSKGKAPRRARRNISAGRAYVHASYNNTIVTITDLDGNSVAWSSGGTIGYKGSKKGTPYAAQLAAADAVKKAQQTFGMNIVDVVVRGTGSGREQAIRAIQASGIEVKSIMDDSPVPHNGCRPKKKHRA
- the rpsM gene encoding 30S ribosomal protein S13, with the protein product MARIAGVDLPREKRVEIALTYIYGIGLTRSKEVLAQTGVSPDTRVKNLSEAEQSTLREAIEKTFKVEGDLRSEVGQNIKRLMDIGAYRGLRHRRGLPVRGQRTKTNARTRKGPRKTVAGKKKATRK
- the rpmJ gene encoding 50S ribosomal protein L36 translates to MKVRSSVKKMCDNCKVIRRHGRVIVICSNVKHKQRQG
- the infA gene encoding translation initiation factor IF-1, producing MPEQREKRKKEESDTVRAEGVVEEALPNTTFRVKLDTGHDILAYISGKMRIHYIRILPGDRVVLEISPYDTSRGRIVYRK
- a CDS encoding PadR family transcriptional regulator, translating into MSDASLGPASFIVLGVLAQCGPSTSYDLKREVDGSVGYFWSFPRSQLYAEPQRLTALGLLTETQEEGGRRRRTYALTDAGREALEAWLQAPAGGVELRDPGLLKLFFVSQGPPGVRQALASEQLSLHQVRLAEYERLASGPGGHALEEVQREPLGMGLLYERASLAFWQAVLRGEEGGSA
- a CDS encoding DUF4188 domain-containing protein, producing MAAELEGDFVVFVIGMRVNQPLKVRAWLPVVRAMPSMVRELQAQPELGLLGSQFYGLTQIQYWRSMEHLHRYARSREHAHLPAWRAFNQNARAAGNAVGIWHETYQVAAGAYETVYVNMPPTGLGRAGTLVPATGYRQTAQGRLAG